The genomic DNA CGGCCCGCCTTCCGGGGTGGGGAAGACGGGCCGCTGTCGTTCATGCGGGTCCGGGCCTAGTAGCGGCCGAACTCGTCGTCGTCCAGATGGATCACGATTTCCGGATCATTTTGCCCACGACCCTTGGCGCTGCCTTGGGGTCCGGGCTTGGGGCCTTCCTGTTCCGGCTTCGCGCCCCAGGCGTCCTGCGGGGTGGAGCTGCCGGGCTTGGGCGCGGACGGCTTGCGCTTCTGGGCGGGGGTGTTCCCCTGGGGCAGCTGCTGCGGGGGCCTGCGCTGCACGCGCAGCCGCGAAGGCTCGGCAGCGCGGGAATCCCTTTCCCTTTCCTGCCGTACCGGCTCGCCGCGTCCGGCTCCTTCCCGCAGGCGGAAGTTGGCGAGCAGCGAACGGAGCAGCCCGGCCTGGCTGGAAAGCTCCTGCGCGGCCGAGGAGGTCTGCTCCGCGTTGGCCGTGTTGCGCTGGGTCACGGTGTCCACCTGCTGCAAGCCCTGGGTCACTTCCATGAGCGCCTGGGACTGCTCGGAAGAGGCCGTGGCGATGGCGTCCACCAGGGTGGCCACCTCGGCCACGTCCGCGACCACGGCCTGCATGCCTTCGGCGGTCTGTCCCACCATCTCGCTGGTGCGCCGGACCTTGTCGCCCGAACCTTCGATGAGCTGCGCGGTTTCGCGGGCGGCCTTGGCGCTGCGCGAGGCCAGATTGCGGACCTCCTCCGCGACCACGGCGAAGCCCTTGCCGTGCTGCCCTGCGCGGGCCGCCTCCACGGCGGCGTTCAGGGCCAGGAGGTTGGTCTGGAAGGCGATCTCGTCGATGACCTTGATGATCTTGGCGATGGCCTGGGAAGAGTCGCTGACCTCCTGCATGGCCGCGACCATGCGCTCCAGTTCCTCGTATCCCTTGCTGGCGCGCTCGCGCACGGCGTCCGCGTTCTTGCTCGCGCGGGAGGCGTTTTCCGCGTTCTCGCGGGTCTGGGAGGAAACCTGGGTCAGGGAGCTGGTGATCTCCTCCAGGGAGGCGGCCTGCTCGGTCGCTCCCTGGGAAAGGGCCTCGCTGGCCGCGGAAACCTGGCCCGCGCCGGAGTCCACTTCCAGGGCGCTCTGGAGCACGGATCCGAGCACGCGGTTCAGATTGCGCGACATCTGGCGCAGGGCCTTGCCGAGCACGTCCTTTTCCGAGGCGATTTCGACCTCGGCGGTCATGTCGTTGGAGGCGATGGCCTGGGCCAGCCCGGCCTTGCGTTCCAGCCCGTCGGCCATGTGGTTCAGGGACCGGGCCAAGACCCCTATCTCATCCCTGGACTCGTATTCGAGCCGGTCGGACAGGTCGCCCTGGCGGACCATCTCGGCCAGGGCGGCGGCCCGGCGGATGGGTTCGGCGATGGAACGCGCCAGGAACCAGATCATGGCGCAGAGCAGCAGCACCACGCCGAGGCTGATGCCCACGGCCCGGTAGAGCATGGCCTGGGAGTCCGCCAGGACCACGTCCATGGGGATGTCCACGCCCAGGCCCCAATACTGCCCGTTTCCGGTCACGTCGATGGGCACGAAGATGCGGTACCACAGCGCGCCGTCCGTCTCGAAATCGAAGACGACCTCCTTGCCCGCGGCAATGGCGTCGTGAATGGCTGCGGCCTGGGCGCCGAAAGCGTCCTTCATGGGCTTGGCCATCATGGCCTTGTCCGGGTGGCCCACGAAGGTGTCGTCGTCCGCCACGATGTAGGCCCGGCCCGTGCCGAAGGGCTTGATTCCGGCGGCCATGTCCATGAAGGCGGTCACGTTGTAGTCGATGCCCACCGCGCCGAAAAAGCGGCCCTTCACGATCACGGGGATGCAGGAGTCGATGCCGAGCACGGTCTTTCCGCCCGCCTCGAAGGAATACGGCGCGGTCAGGTAGTCCTTTTTGGTGTCGCGCGGCACGGTGTACCATTTGGCCGATTCCGGATCGGAACACGGCTGCGAATCGATGCCGGACGCCGTGCGGAAATAGTAGGGCTTGTATCTTCCGCTGGCGTCGTGCGCCTTGTTGAAATTCCCGTATTCCGCGTCCCTTCCGTCGAGCGCGTTGGGCTCGAAGGCGGCCCAGACGCCGAGAAAGGACGGTTCGCGCTCCACCATGCGATACAGAATGTGGCTGAACTGCTCCCGGCTCACGCCCGCCTCGCCCTGGATCGAGCCTTCATACACGGCGGCCAGCGCACGGGCCTGATCCATGATCGGATTTATGAAATCCAATACTTCCGTAGCGTGGCGTTCCGCAATC from Paucidesulfovibrio longus DSM 6739 includes the following:
- a CDS encoding methyl-accepting chemotaxis protein, producing MFKNLGIRNKILLPTCAVVAVGMLATSLLLASWMGRSAENDARDLARQIAERHATEVLDFINPIMDQARALAAVYEGSIQGEAGVSREQFSHILYRMVEREPSFLGVWAAFEPNALDGRDAEYGNFNKAHDASGRYKPYYFRTASGIDSQPCSDPESAKWYTVPRDTKKDYLTAPYSFEAGGKTVLGIDSCIPVIVKGRFFGAVGIDYNVTAFMDMAAGIKPFGTGRAYIVADDDTFVGHPDKAMMAKPMKDAFGAQAAAIHDAIAAGKEVVFDFETDGALWYRIFVPIDVTGNGQYWGLGVDIPMDVVLADSQAMLYRAVGISLGVVLLLCAMIWFLARSIAEPIRRAAALAEMVRQGDLSDRLEYESRDEIGVLARSLNHMADGLERKAGLAQAIASNDMTAEVEIASEKDVLGKALRQMSRNLNRVLGSVLQSALEVDSGAGQVSAASEALSQGATEQAASLEEITSSLTQVSSQTRENAENASRASKNADAVRERASKGYEELERMVAAMQEVSDSSQAIAKIIKVIDEIAFQTNLLALNAAVEAARAGQHGKGFAVVAEEVRNLASRSAKAARETAQLIEGSGDKVRRTSEMVGQTAEGMQAVVADVAEVATLVDAIATASSEQSQALMEVTQGLQQVDTVTQRNTANAEQTSSAAQELSSQAGLLRSLLANFRLREGAGRGEPVRQERERDSRAAEPSRLRVQRRPPQQLPQGNTPAQKRKPSAPKPGSSTPQDAWGAKPEQEGPKPGPQGSAKGRGQNDPEIVIHLDDDEFGRY